TTGGATTTGACTGGTGATTTTTGGAGCCAAGTGCAACAACTCATTCTTACTTGTTTTTGATTGGTCTATGGCTTAGTGCTTGCATCCGTGACCTACTAAAGCAATCAATCATTGATTAATCTTTGTAGTTTTAATTTTCTTCTTGTcatttgatttggtatctccaatTGTGAGTTGAACTCATTTTCGCTATCTTGTTCTCGGCGTTTGCAGACCAGCGTTCGAGCTTTCTTTCTCTCTGTCGCAGCCAGTGCTAGAGCCACAGTGCGTGTGCAATTTCTgcctacttccctactactactgtctactacttctacttctgtcttccctactacttctgtctactacttccctactactacttctggtcttctgtctactacttctactacttctatgTTTGGCAGCAGCTGCTCTATTTTTTTGGCAATCAGTAGCTGTCTTTTTTGGCAAACTCTCACCTCCGCTCTCCTCTTTTGCTTGCTTTGCTATGTAGCTACTCTGTACTCCTCCTATTACTTCTACTATAAGCTTTTTTTGCTACTTcatctacttctactacttccctactactattgtttactacttctacttctgtcttctaccATAAGCtgttttgctacttctactacttccctactactactgtttactacttctacttttgtcttctatcaactacttgtacttctgtcaactactcctactacttccctactactactgtctactacttttGATTGTCCGATCTGCCTATCAGGTtcagaagatattaagcatatgatgttcctGTGTGATCGAGCAAAGTTAGTATggtagctgttgctttttttgggaagcagcaccagccttttttttgccaaatctctcctctcctctatttttgccacctttcctatcctctatgtttgggaagcagcaactgctttttttacaccttttcctctctatgtttgttaagcagctgttgctttttttgccaaatctcccctcgcctctcctctccttttgttttgccgatgatgaaattgtccaagtccatacattatatggaatatgagctgatgatcaagaacttgtgaggaacttggcatcattagcagccgcccctacattaccttctcctctcttctctgttatgatgtcttgatgctccaagttcatgatcaaatgatgattgacatgtttctgaggcctctactactgctactactcatttttgatatattgttgttttataggactactttgatttataaacctttttgatttcttataccttctcacatacctaaagcacactttcttacatctattagaacaaagcatgaaataatgttgcagacaccagacagtgcagcctgatgccctgagcatgatgagcaaccaacctatgaggagcaagcactagaggactagcttacttaggagcaggttgataacgagttagaaaaaatctagaagtgatgcttacttaggagcagtgtgacgaggaggaagggggagtagaaggaagagcaggagaggctgctgaaggcaaagaagaagaggatgatgttgatgatgactcagaagagggatatgtaagtcccgaggatcctttcccatatgaagccagaaggaggccaacggaggaagatttggacaaggattttgacccgaatgaggaggtaggaaaaaagccttagcttgtaaattttgctaaagctttggctgtgttacctctgctaacactttgacctatcgtatatacaggtccctcctgaaactcagaaaagacaacGTCGATGTCTGCGACATCTCGCTAGACAAGACGGAGTGGAGGAAagaagagcagaggcaacagccacagagatggatcatgatgcttctgctccacaacctcaagagacAACCACGACtgccaagcctaagaggaaacgaggggatagaaaaggaaatctatatccagataaggcatgctatgtgataacagaggtcaggccagcaggggagatccttgagctgaaggaattaagaggacaattccgtaatgcgatcggggccctagtaagagataaattaaacccagcaatctctaactagaaagaggtacctgagaacaaaaagaatgaactatgggataggcagctgaagctcaattttagatttctagagggtacGCATGAACTagtaaaaaaatgcttttaggatgatgggagagtcattctggCGTTGGagatcggagctcaacacgaagtatatccaaaaggggttaactcccttcaacgagttcggcaaaataactcctagtcaatgggaggagctcgtggctcagaagactccactggaggcattggagctcaatgcccgtaacaccgagctggcgaagaggaacaaacaccaccatcatctaggccctggtggctactataccaaagaagagcagtttaggaagatggacgaagaggtcgcagctgctaggaatatcaatgtgacaaatttgaaggtacgctcaaggaattggatatatgcgaggagtacagaatcatccggtgataatcttaagtttgataagccagagacccaagaggcagtatcaaggatactaaaatatgctgaagacaaggagaagggctcattcaatccttccaaagagagggacgagcttagccttggcttaggaaacaaggagcacacaggccacaccagggggctagggaaaaggatgacttggaagcaaggattcgaaggggacaggcacatgtacaagaaacatggcagagaccgagagactaatcttgagctccaagtgaaggctctagttgcgaaggcgctagaggagcaaggactatctatggagcCATGCATATTAGTGATGctgccgggagaactggcattagttggcagtcctccgaaagttcctagcagccaaggttccactatagccacaacccccgtcgatcgcatacgggaaccaactagttgcaccttggtgtttctcagcggccggcagaacactatgatggaggtggcaatggttgtggcacatcctcctggtggcttacaccacaataataagatatcgcCGGACtatactagggtcgaggtgcataccgtgaagcccgagttcatgcagtggaggatagactacgcaagtcctgaggggctggtgttactcggagatgttattgggcagttcatcatctggcacaaatggggcattatattgactgcttcttcgctgcatccccctctccaaaatttggagcgagttgttgaggtctgggagatattttcactgtctcgcaaccaccacattcctgagatgccacattcttccccacctcctagcgagcatgtgcctgatgagatgccacaaccttctccagctcgtatcgagcaagtgcatgatgagatgccacagtcttctcaacaagcacagccgatacatgaataacgagtgcctcctgaagaaggtgatgcacaagaagatgaggacgtgtctGAATgtgaacttcaaaagaagcatccaatcaccataaggctggtttatgttccgatgaaagacgtctcatcggtgtccaagtggtattcccatgaccagttcaagcctgagaaccaagttaaaaaagtcacatcacgtggttctgaggaggccgtcactagcaaactccaccaaattgcaaagcagtatccaaatattgatgccatcaaatggtcaaaggattgcccgaaaacatatgaaagaggcaagtccttcctaccaaatcgggacatccagtgcctaccacttgaatgagaaggttccatgattggtacttgcgtgttctcccaacgagcatagacctcatacaagcatgcttccccaccggcacatttggaagcccagccaggaaaattgtctttgacttcaatgacatgcagacatgctttcacctgggagcaatggagatgaatctaattcgcacgtggtgcctgtaagtccttgtcctcccgatatgatatgatcgtaatctttgaattttgttgtaactaacccacgccgtgatttgtagaatgcaagtgcacattgtcaaacaaatgccaagtgtgaaagtcgggtatatagaccctcaagctatagcccaaacaacaaacaaattttaattaccctaaacactcgaaactggatgccaaagagctagctgcttcaGGAGAAAGCACATCCATACggcaaaactaagggaagagtcccttaaggttgcggcatacattgccctggctttcaaaattctccaacagcactctactatatggctaccatacaacttcgagtaagttcaactctatacttaaagctttgttcgatatattttattcgatgcaaaagagcttatctagttctatgattaaatccatgcagcaaccactggatttgtatagccgtcgatgtcgggaggagcatggcatgggtctttgattcaatagatagggacccggtgacatacaaagacttcatatcgattctcaagacgtatacatatcgacaatcctcattagcttatatgtttatatacatacttgtaacgttcacttttggatactaacaagttgtatttgctaaaataattcgaacagggcatttaggttctacgCCACtacacatcacggaaggcatgatctagcaaggaaggaaaagctggctataaaaacactatgtgcggtaagtgtaacttacttcttcagtactctattacatggctgttaaaagcattacttaacattttcgtatgcaaaacacacagtgccccaagcagaagcttgggagtgtacattgtggatactatatatgttctatgatgagtaacatcggtgcctacaggagacaccacttaagggtaagtttgaacctcttcacctgtagtataaaaacctcgtacatggtatgaaatactaaaccgaaacttgttctcttgtagtggaaagaagagaaaggaatgaaaagagacccatacaaggatgaccaactcttagagctcgtcggcgacctttgcaacttcatattggaccagattgtacacgtaaAGGGCGTCTACCATGactgagagtctgacttagggAGAAATCCTCAataccaacaccttcatgagactgaaagactagctctaggacgttgataacaatgtgtatagaatttatatatttaatgatggattgtatatattcttgtgaattggacttgtaattgtagtttatacaatactcttatgcttgtagtctaaggggttcggaacgttggtcgcggggcgttcggcaacgcgaacgcggttcggaacgttggtcgcagggcgttcggcaacgcgaatgcgGTTCGGAACACTGGTCgtggggcattcggcaacgcgaacgcggttcggaacgttggtcgtggggcgttcggcaacgcgaacgctggatggaatacgcggaaacaaacattgttctggtcgaatttgaattgtaaatttgattttttttacgggaaaaacgtactataggggcggttttagattgaaccgcccctacaaacaggtattatagaaccgcctctataaatcgatttataggggtggccTGGGAACCGAccctataaatgcatgatttgtagagacggttcggtagggccggctggccaaaccgcccctacaaagggttatgaGTCGTCCCTAAAAAACGTTTATGCAGTAGTGAtgggagagaggagggaggagaggatgATAGCTTTTGTACTGAGGTTTATCACCGCCGGCTTAAGACAAAAACCGTTAGTGATAGCACCAAATCACTATCGGTTTGTGGCTAGAACCAGTAATGATATATCTCTGTCCATTTACTGCTGGTTCTAGCTATAGACCGATAGTGATATGGACCTTTACTGCCAATTTTTAGTCTcccaataattttttttattttaaagcTCAGAACCAGCAATGAAgggttatcactgccggttcactaGAAACTGGCACTGATGGTGCCGGCACGGAATGTCAAATCTGTACGTAGTAGTGTAGCAAAGGTACGATACATGTTTCTAATCTTTGTGATATTTTATAAGATTTATTTTTTGTGGCATATCTCATACATAAGGATTAACGTGAGTGCCTCTAGTTAGTAGTAATATTAAGATTTCTAGGATTTTATTTTTCATCACAACTCGTCAGGATTAACGTTGGATGCCTCCAATTATTAATATTATTAAATTTTGTCCATTTTTCTTGCTTCATAACATGATCACCCGAATAACAGGACAGGTACGGTATTATTACAATCCAGCAGCTATATGTAACAACAGGTATCTGTGTAGCCTGTGTGATAATTAAGCTGCGGATATGGGAAACAGATAAACTCTTGGAGGACCAGTCGATCTCTGGCTTGCTTTTTGCATTGGTTCATATTTCCTTCTGAACATTCTTAAGGTCTGTAGTCAGGTTGACAGATGACCCCAGCTTGACAACGTTGTATATGCGCATGAAGTCACGGAACCTGACGGTGCGGTAGCACGGCGGCCTGTCCTCGGCGACGAACTCCTTGGCGGGGCCGATGAGACAGTCTGGGGTGGGCATGATGAACGTGGCCACCGCCGTCCGCGCCAGCGTCGAGCTGGTCACCACGCGGTGCTCAATGCTTTTGAGCAGTCCATTAGTCACAACCTGCATGCAATGCAAGACGACCAAATCATGCAATTAATCTAACGATCTTGATTGAGGCAACCATGCATGCATAATAACCTAGCACGAGTGATGGACCATCAGATAAAATTAGCTAGGATGGACCTCGAGTTGCTGGCCGAAGTTGATGACCAAGGCACCAGGCATGGGCTCAACTTTGATCCACTCTCCCTTGTAGGCGACGTCGAGGCCATAGACGGAGCCGGGGAGGAGCAGGGTGATGAGGTTCCGGTCGCAATGCGGCGGCAGGCCGAGCGTCTTCTCCGGGTTGGGGCACGGAGGGTAGTGGTTGATGTTGAGGACGACGTCGCCAGAGCTGATGTCGCCTTCGAAGTAGTCAGGCCGGATTCCCATGGCCTCGGACAGCAGCTGCAGCAGCTCCATCCCCACTCCTCTCGTCAGGGTGGTGAAGTGCTCGATGACACCCCTCAGTCTCTGGGGCGTGTGCGGCCAGTCCCTGGTGCCGTCGCCGACGGGGAAGGGGCAGGCGAGGCGGAGGCAGTCCCGCCAGTACTTCTCGCCGCCGGTCTCGTAGGTGGCGCCGGAGAAGATGCGGTTGGGCTTGTGCCTGTCCTCCGAGTACATGTACGCCTTGTCCGCCGCCGACAGCTGGAAGAACTCCTCGCACACCTCCGCCATGTCGCGCATCACCTCCTCGGGGATACCGTGGTTCACCACCTGCACTTGCATTATTGTCGCACGTGTTAATTACTATACCTGTGTACTACTACGTACGTGTGGTGTTGCAAACAGAACAAAATTAGATAAGGGGTGGATTCggcgactaaagtttagtcctgtcacatcgaatgttggGATTTTAACTttgaggactaaacatgagctaattataaaactaattatagaaGTCAGTGACAAATTTGTCaggacaaatttattaagcctaattaatccatcattaccatatgtttactgtagcgtcACATTGTCAATTCATGCACTAATTAAGCTTAAcatattcgtctcgcaaattagtcgcaatctgtacaATTACTTTTGTAActagtctatgtttaatactctaaattagtgttaaacatccgatgtgatgaTTAACTAAATTTTAAGAGGTAGAACCAATAGTGCCTAATGGTTGCCTTGCTGGTGGCGGTTTGCATGCACCCATCTCATTCTCACCAGGAAGAAGCCGAACTCCATGCCCGCGTCAAGGATGCCACGGCGGACCTCGTCGTGGTTGCGGGACATGTCGATCACTGGCAGGGAGGCGACCGCGGAGATGGCCGGCGGCAGCTGCTCACGCAAGAAGATGGAGCGGTCCATGGGCAGCGCTTGGGACGGGGCTAGGTGGAGCATATTCTCCATGGATAAAACAGGGGCCAATTATGACGGACTGACCTCTGATTGGGGGGAGTGGTAGTAAACATGAAGCAGTAGACGGAGGCAGCTACCTATGGATACTTTGTTGGTTCCTCTTCTCTCTACACTATTCCTTTATGCTTCGGCTACATTTTATAGGCTACAAACCTCACTAGCTTTCAATCTCTAGTAAACTAACCATGTCATCTGTCCTCAACCACATACATGACACATCATCTCGACACTATCTCTCAATCTCAACAACAAGATATCCACGTCATCGCCCACTAGCTTTTAATCTGAACAATAAGCTTCTCCACGCCATGGCCGCTAAGTGACAGATCATCCTACACTAGctttcaatctacgcattcaatGAAAGTTATCTACATCATCCCTAATAATGCCTTGGCTATATATCCCCAACTTGAAATCCCTTCATTCGGAAAAGCTATGAACATCATCCCACTAAGTGCAATTACTATTTTCAATTTATCAAAATAATGCATTTACATCAGGCTATTTGTTTTATAGTTCCATCAACATATAATTAACTCGATCTAATGTTTTATTAGGTTTTTGTAGGATTCTTTTTTTTTGCAAGACACAGACGCTCACATACACGAGCGCACGTATGCACACCCTAcctctatgagcacctccgaagaacTGAGTTGGACCGGCAAATATCGAGATTAATGAAGTCACCATAGATGCCTCGCTGTAGACGGGCACATCGCCTACCAATAAAAGAATACCTTATTGTCCCATTTTAACTAGAACAATGCACTACCTGATTTTTGGGTTCTCTGGAAACATCATAACTACCGGTTCTAGAACCGACGGTGATGAGTTCTCATCACTGCCACTTTCttactgccggttcaaaaatccggcagtgataggAATTTTTAACTAGCAGTGACGTCTTGTTCTGGGCTAGTGACAGTGGGCCATTGGCGGCAACAATTTTCCACCGTGTTTATGCATTAACTATCATGACATGCTCAAACAAGATTTTCTCAACTAGTGGTTAGGTAACTACAAACAAAATGTTTAAGCGTATAAAACAAATTCCACTAGCTTTGAATCTTAACACACAAACAGACGACTATTCATCATGTCGACATCCATTGGATTCCACTACATTGCCAGATAACTTTGAATCAGAATATACGTCTTTTTATCTTATGAAAACAAACCTCACTAGCTTTCTATCTCTAGTAAACTGTCCACGTCATTTGTCCTCAACTACGTGCCACATCATCTCGACACTATATTTCAATCTCAACAGCAAAATATCCACGTCATCAGCGACAAGCTTCCAATCTCAACAACAAGCTATGTCCACACCATCGCCGCTAAATGATATATCATGCTACACTAGCTTTCAATCTATACATTCAATGCAAGTTATCTACGTCACCCCCACTAAATGCCTtggctacccccccccccccccccacccccccaccccgCCAGGCCACACACACAACTTGAAATCCCTTCATGCGCAAAAGCTATCAACATCATCCCCGTAAGTGCAATTACTATttccaatttatcaaaatacaaGTTCATGCGCAAAAGCTATCAACATCATCCCCCTAAGTGTAATTACTATttccaatttatcaaaatacaaGTCATTTACATCATGCTATTTGTTTTGTAGTTCCATCATCATATAATTAACGCGATCTAATGTTTTATTAGGTTTTTGTTGGATTCTATGATTACCTTATTGCCTCGTTTTAAACAATGCACTACAGGTTTTTGGGTGTTCTAGAAACCTCATCACTGCCGCTTTTGTACCGCCTGTTCAAAAATCTGGTAGTGATGTGTTGTTCTGGTTAGTGACAGTGGGCCATTGGCGGCAACAAATTTCCTCCGTGTTTATGCATTAACTATCATGGCATACTAAAACAAGATTTTCTCAACTAGTGGTTAGTTATCTGCAAACAATTAAAACGTTTAAGCATATAAAACAAATTCCACTGGCTTTGAATGTTAACATGCAAATAGACGAACTATTCATCGTGTCGACATCCATTGGATGCCACTACGTTGACAGCTAACTTTGAATCAGAATATACGTCTTTTTATCTTATGAAAACAAACCTCACTAGCTTCCTATCTCTAGTAAACTGTCCACGTCATTTGTCCTCAACTACATGCCACATCATCATGACACTATCTTTCAATCTCAGCAGCAAGATATCCATGTCATCGCCCACTAGCTTTCAATCTCAACAACAAGCTATGTCCACGCCATTGCAGACGTGTGTGTTGTGGGGACATGCTAACAAGACATCCCAACGATCGTCTGCACACAGCAGACCCAATTATAAATAGCACAAGATCGAGCTTGTCTCGACACTCCTATCCTACTACTCCCATCACCACATCTCTCAAATTATCATCCATGGAAAAGGAAAACTTGCTCCACGGGAACCCATCCCACGCTTGGCTTCCAAATAGTAGTTATGCTGTCCCGCAGCTCCCACAGGCGAAGGCGACCCCCACAGACATCACCTTGCCCGTTATCGACCTGTCCCGTAGCCACGGCGAGCTTTGCCGTGCTATCCTCGACGCCGGCAAGGAGTTTGGCTTCTTCCAGGCTAGTggaaagcatatatatatatacatacccatGAGCTAATGAAGTCGATATCGATTAATCAGCAGCCAAATTAAATAGTCAGTAAGTTTTCATGTGCTGCATGCTCGCTCGGTGCTCGCGCAGGTTATCAACCATGGAATCCCGGAGCAGGTGTTGCAGGACGTGGTGTCGGTGAGTGAAGAGTTCTTCCAGCTGCCGGCTGCGGATAAGGCACATTTCTACTCAGAGGATACAAACAGACCCACCCGGCTCTTCTGGGGCTCTACGTACAAGAACAGCAAAAGGATGTACTGGATGGACTGCCTCCGCCTTGCACGCACCTTCGCCCCCGGCGGCGACAGCAAGAAAGAATGGCCCGAAAAGCCCGAGGAGTTCCGGTAAGGAATAATCAGGACTAGCTACTGGACTGGACTCACTTATTTCCGATTATATTTCCTCATGCATATTAATTACCTTCAGTTATTCTCTTCTCGATCTGTAATATAATAGCTCTAATTTCAGCACACATACATGTGATAGTTTCGGTGGTCTGACTATTTATTTGTTATGTATATCCTCCGTCAAAATCTCCCGGCAGCAATGTTTTTGAAAACTACACTACACTGATGAGAGGCCTGGTGCTGGAGCTGCTGCACATGCTCTGTGAGAGCCTGGGGCTTCCTTCTGACTATTTCGATGGCGACCAGACTGGTGGCGATATGATTCTCGGTATCAACCGGTACCCTCCGTGCCCGAACCCTGACGTCACGTCTTGGCCTGCCACCGCACTGCGACCGGAACCTCATCACACTTGTCCTCCCCAGCTCCGTGCCTGGCCTCCAAGTTTTCTACAAAGGTGACTGGATCATGGTCGAGCCCATGCGCAATTCATTCGTCGTCAACTTTGGCCTGCATCTCGAGGTCAGTAGCAGTACTTTAATTACTGTGGTATATATGTATCTTCTTGCTAGCTTAATTTGTGCCCTAGAATTATTGTCCGTTGTTATTCCAACAGTCTCAATAACACTAGTACTAACTACATGTTTCATCAGGCCTCTTGCATTGGTTTTTAACTATATATATCCTGTTAATAGGTTGTGACAAATGGCATCCTAAAGAGCGTCGAGCACCGCGTGATAACCAACTCGGTGCAAGCAAGGATGTCTGTGGTCACAACCATACATGGGACCCAAGATTGCCTCATTGGACCCGCGGGCGGCCTCCTTAGCGAGAACAATCCCCCGTGCTACTGCACTGTCACGCTCTGCGATTTCAGGCGCATCTACACCAAATCCCTTGAAAATCCGGTTGCGGCTCTCGAAGAACACATGAAACCCTTCATGATATGATGATTTTTGTGTGTATTCCTATGGTTGCCTTGTTCCCACTCAGGCATTTGTAAGGAATATCAGCTTTATCTTGTTGCTCGTGATGTACTAGCACACACAAACCATCCGGTGGTCACATGTATGTGCTACACTATGAAGACCCAAAACATTCAAATAAGTTCTGAATAAAATTCACCATCTCATTGTTCTTCTACTACTCATCAATCTCCGTGTTCTTATGCTTTGTTTATAATATATAGCTCTGGTTCCATATAGACCATGTAACTCTCAATCTTTGTTTGGCTCACCTGCATCGCTACCAGAGACAACACACGCGCGAGGATGTTCACAGAATCATTAGGGGGACCGAGGGGGCACTGCCGGGTGGTCAGCAGGGGGATATCTAGATGGGCAGAGCCAGCGGCAGGGTGAGGAGCCACCAGCA
The sequence above is drawn from the Miscanthus floridulus cultivar M001 chromosome 15, ASM1932011v1, whole genome shotgun sequence genome and encodes:
- the LOC136509198 gene encoding 2'-deoxymugineic-acid 2'-dioxygenase-like, which translates into the protein MENMLHLAPSQALPMDRSIFLREQLPPAISAVASLPVIDMSRNHDEVRRGILDAGMEFGFFLVVNHGIPEEVMRDMAEVCEEFFQLSAADKAYMYSEDRHKPNRIFSGATYETGGEKYWRDCLRLACPFPVGDGTRDWPHTPQRLRGVIEHFTTLTRGVGMELLQLLSEAMGIRPDYFEGDISSGDVVLNINHYPPCPNPEKTLGLPPHCDRNLITLLLPGSVYGLDVAYKGEWIKVEPMPGALVINFGQQLEVVTNGLLKSIEHRVVTSSTLARTAVATFIMPTPDCLIGPAKEFVAEDRPPCYRTVRFRDFMRIYNVVKLGSSVNLTTDLKNVQKEI